From Planctomycetota bacterium, one genomic window encodes:
- a CDS encoding YifB family Mg chelatase-like AAA ATPase — protein sequence MLAKLNTFSLLGIDAVPVEVEVDVSAGAMPRTTLVGLPEAAVKECTHRVERALVNSGFQRPQNRVVINLAPADLPKQAASFDLPIALGLLAASGQLKPEKLEQYAVIGELALDGSARPVKGALSMAMSAARQAGLRGMLVPTESAAEAAVVENVEIIPVASLAQAVAFLTGELEIEPTPPRLDELFSSLGKYEVDFADVRGQEMAKRAIIIAASGSHNLLMVGPPGSGKTMLAKRLPTILPDLTSAESIETTRIYSALGMLPNGQPLLAIRPFRDPHHTISEAGLFGGGSTPSPGEISLAHNGVLFLDELPEFQRRTLEVMRQPLEDGTVTIARALSSTTFPASFMLIAALNPCPCGYRNDPRRDCHCSVPQIEKYMNKISGPLLDRIDLQLEVPAVAYQELSSTTPGTSSAQMRAQVVTARGRQHERFRGSRRRFNAYMGPRQIRSHCALDADGAGLLKAAMTEMGLSARAHDKVLRVARTIADLENADRIAASHVAEAINYRLLDRNLWT from the coding sequence ATGCTCGCCAAACTGAATACCTTCTCGCTCCTCGGTATTGATGCGGTCCCCGTCGAGGTGGAAGTCGACGTCTCGGCCGGCGCCATGCCGCGAACCACGCTCGTCGGCCTGCCCGAGGCCGCCGTCAAGGAATGCACCCATCGCGTCGAACGGGCCCTGGTGAACTCGGGCTTTCAGCGGCCGCAGAACCGCGTGGTCATCAACCTGGCCCCCGCCGATTTGCCCAAGCAGGCCGCGTCGTTCGACTTGCCGATTGCGCTCGGCTTGCTCGCCGCCAGCGGGCAGTTGAAGCCTGAGAAGTTGGAACAGTACGCCGTGATTGGCGAGTTGGCCCTCGACGGCTCGGCCCGACCGGTGAAAGGGGCGCTGTCGATGGCGATGTCCGCCGCGCGCCAGGCCGGCCTGCGCGGCATGCTCGTCCCGACCGAAAGCGCCGCCGAAGCCGCAGTGGTCGAGAACGTCGAGATCATTCCGGTCGCCAGCCTGGCTCAGGCGGTGGCGTTTTTGACCGGTGAACTGGAAATCGAGCCCACGCCGCCGCGGCTGGACGAGTTGTTCAGCTCGTTGGGCAAATACGAAGTCGACTTCGCCGACGTGCGCGGCCAGGAAATGGCCAAGCGCGCGATCATCATCGCTGCGAGTGGAAGTCACAATCTACTGATGGTTGGCCCGCCGGGTTCTGGCAAAACGATGCTGGCCAAGCGCTTGCCGACAATCTTGCCCGACCTGACGTCGGCCGAATCGATCGAGACTACGCGCATCTACAGCGCGCTGGGCATGTTGCCCAATGGCCAGCCGCTGTTGGCCATTCGCCCCTTCCGCGATCCGCATCATACGATCAGCGAAGCCGGCCTGTTCGGCGGCGGCAGCACGCCTTCGCCGGGCGAGATCAGTCTGGCTCACAACGGGGTTTTGTTCCTTGATGAATTACCGGAGTTTCAGCGCCGCACGTTGGAGGTGATGCGTCAGCCGCTTGAAGATGGCACGGTGACGATCGCTCGCGCCCTCAGCTCGACGACGTTTCCGGCCAGCTTCATGTTGATCGCGGCATTGAATCCTTGCCCGTGTGGCTATCGCAACGATCCGCGCCGCGATTGTCATTGTTCGGTGCCGCAGATTGAAAAGTATATGAACAAGATCAGCGGTCCTCTGCTCGACCGCATCGACCTGCAACTCGAAGTGCCGGCGGTCGCCTATCAGGAGTTGTCGAGCACCACGCCCGGCACCAGCAGCGCCCAGATGCGAGCCCAGGTCGTCACGGCCCGCGGGCGGCAGCACGAGCGGTTCCGCGGCAGCCGGCGGCGGTTCAACGCCTACATGGGCCCGCGGCAGATTCGCTCGCACTGCGCGCTCGACGCCGACGGGGCCGGCTTGCTGAAGGCGGCCATGACCGAAATGGGATTGTCGGCCCGCGCGCACGACAAGGTGCTGCGCGTGGCCCGCACGATTGCCGACCTGGAAAACGCCGACCGGATCGCGGCCAGCCACGTGGCCGAAGCGATCAACTACCGACTGCTGGACCGGAATCTGTGGACGTAA
- the menC gene encoding o-succinylbenzoate synthase: MHIDAIDVFHVAMPLIRPWRTAYGDDATIESVLVCLHSGSLHAWGESTPFAAPCYSPEWAAGAFACVRDWLAPALVGQRIGSGDELQDRLKHFKGNSFAKGALDTAWWVLRSLELGKPLHRVLGATRDAVPVGADFGVLDSIDQLIAEVSGAVAASYPRIKLKFRRGWDLKMLSAVRRECPTATIHIDCNAGFTLDDLDLLCRIDDFALSMVEQPLAYDDLIDHARLQTMIRTPVCLDESINSLTRAEQAIDLGACKVINIKAGRVGGLTPAVKILNMAREAGLSCWVGGMLESAIGARISTALAMLDGFDYPGDIFPSAAFYHDELGTPPLALQHTPGQAPQVVASDVPGIGTEPVPELLERFCVSKARVEPRGT; the protein is encoded by the coding sequence ATGCACATCGACGCAATTGACGTGTTTCACGTGGCCATGCCACTGATCCGGCCGTGGCGCACCGCCTATGGCGACGACGCCACGATCGAAAGCGTGCTGGTCTGTCTGCACAGCGGCAGCCTGCACGCTTGGGGTGAATCGACGCCCTTCGCCGCGCCGTGCTACAGCCCCGAGTGGGCGGCCGGCGCGTTCGCCTGTGTGCGCGATTGGCTAGCGCCGGCGCTCGTCGGCCAGCGAATCGGCTCGGGCGACGAGTTGCAAGATCGGCTCAAGCACTTCAAGGGTAACTCGTTCGCCAAGGGGGCGCTCGACACGGCCTGGTGGGTGCTGCGTTCATTGGAACTCGGGAAACCGCTGCACCGCGTGCTGGGGGCGACGCGCGACGCTGTGCCGGTCGGCGCCGATTTTGGTGTGCTCGACTCGATCGACCAGTTGATCGCCGAAGTGTCTGGGGCCGTCGCCGCCAGTTACCCGCGAATCAAATTGAAGTTCCGACGGGGCTGGGATCTGAAGATGTTGAGCGCCGTGCGGCGCGAATGCCCAACCGCCACGATTCACATCGACTGCAACGCCGGCTTCACGCTCGACGACCTGGACCTGCTGTGCCGGATCGACGACTTCGCGCTGAGCATGGTCGAGCAGCCGTTGGCTTATGACGACCTGATCGACCATGCACGACTGCAAACGATGATTCGCACGCCGGTCTGCCTGGACGAAAGCATCAACTCGCTGACCCGGGCCGAGCAGGCGATCGACCTGGGGGCCTGCAAGGTGATCAACATCAAGGCGGGTCGCGTCGGCGGGCTGACGCCGGCGGTGAAGATTCTGAACATGGCCCGCGAGGCCGGCCTTTCCTGCTGGGTGGGCGGCATGCTCGAAAGCGCGATCGGGGCGCGCATCTCGACGGCCTTGGCGATGCTCGACGGCTTCGACTACCCCGGCGACATTTTTCCTTCGGCGGCGTTTTACCACGACGAACTCGGCACGCCGCCGCTCGCGTTGCAACACACGCCTGGTCAGGCCCCGCAAGTCGTCGCCAGCGACGTGCCCGGCATCGGCACCGAGCCGGTGCCCGAACTGCTCGAACGCTTTTGCGTGAGCAAAGCCCGAGTCGAGCCGCGTGGCACATAG
- a CDS encoding M3 family oligoendopeptidase produces MMNPATSSELDTTWDLAPLFTQLNSDDFRAGMAGLDRELTELQELLDRRQIRRLAATPAVTDALVGDMRQVIDRVNRIALQYERLDCFLQGLVTTNSYDDAAQRELSRLEVLDTRRRQLDVRIQGWIGSLGSVLGDVMARDASLATHKFYLEETARLSKHLMSDELEALAAELSVDGGTAFGKLQGNVTSQLRATVELDGRQQELPVAAVHNLAFHPDAATRERGYRAELTAWHSVRTTVAASLNSVKGTAVTLARRRGWGNVVDVALEQNRIDRATCDALLGAIDEAKPMFRRYLRSKAQKLGHKQLPWWDLYAPLGKADREFTYPAARDFIVQHFGQFSKDLSDYARRAFDERWIDALPRDGKRGGAYCMGIMAIEESRILSNFDGSFDQVGTLAHELGHGYHNHCQRGLQPTERGAPMTLAETASIFCETIVANAASKEASSQERLLILDSRLSSATQVCLDIRSRYLFETAVIERRAGSQLAAEELCELMRAAQSETYGDAVAPETYHPYMWLWKPHYYSPDFNFYNFPYAFGHLFGLGLYAQFLERGEKFVADYVQLLRDTGRVRAVELAARFGIDIASRDFWRSSLAVVAADVDRFESLG; encoded by the coding sequence ATGATGAATCCAGCCACTTCGTCGGAACTCGACACCACCTGGGACTTGGCCCCGCTGTTCACGCAGCTTAACAGCGACGACTTTCGCGCTGGCATGGCGGGCTTGGACCGCGAATTGACCGAGTTGCAAGAGCTGCTCGACCGTCGACAGATTCGCCGACTGGCCGCCACGCCGGCGGTCACCGACGCGCTGGTGGGCGACATGCGGCAAGTGATCGACCGGGTGAACCGCATCGCCCTGCAGTACGAGCGGCTCGATTGCTTCCTGCAAGGGCTGGTCACGACCAACAGTTATGACGACGCGGCTCAGCGCGAGCTGTCGCGGCTTGAAGTTCTCGATACCCGGCGGCGGCAGCTCGACGTGCGGATTCAGGGCTGGATCGGTTCGCTGGGATCCGTGCTGGGCGATGTGATGGCGCGTGACGCGTCGCTGGCCACGCATAAGTTCTACCTGGAAGAAACCGCCCGGCTGAGCAAGCACCTGATGAGTGATGAGTTGGAAGCCTTGGCAGCCGAGTTGTCCGTCGACGGTGGAACAGCTTTCGGCAAGCTGCAAGGAAACGTCACCAGCCAGTTGCGGGCCACGGTCGAGTTGGACGGCCGGCAGCAAGAGCTGCCCGTTGCGGCGGTGCATAATCTGGCGTTTCATCCCGACGCGGCCACGCGCGAGCGGGGCTATCGGGCCGAGCTAACGGCGTGGCATTCGGTGCGCACGACGGTGGCTGCCAGTTTGAACAGCGTGAAGGGGACGGCCGTCACGCTGGCCCGCCGACGCGGTTGGGGAAACGTGGTCGACGTGGCGCTCGAGCAGAACCGGATCGATCGGGCCACGTGCGACGCGCTGCTAGGGGCGATCGATGAGGCCAAGCCGATGTTCCGGCGTTATTTGCGCAGCAAGGCCCAAAAGCTGGGGCACAAGCAATTGCCCTGGTGGGATTTATACGCACCGCTGGGCAAAGCCGACCGCGAGTTCACCTACCCGGCCGCGCGCGACTTCATTGTGCAGCACTTCGGCCAGTTCAGCAAGGACCTGAGCGACTACGCCCGCCGGGCCTTCGACGAGCGCTGGATCGACGCGCTGCCGCGCGATGGCAAGCGGGGCGGGGCGTACTGCATGGGAATCATGGCGATCGAAGAAAGCCGCATCCTGTCGAACTTCGACGGCAGCTTCGACCAGGTCGGCACCTTGGCCCATGAACTCGGGCACGGGTATCACAACCATTGCCAGCGCGGCCTACAGCCGACTGAGCGCGGCGCGCCGATGACCTTGGCCGAGACGGCCAGCATCTTTTGCGAAACCATCGTGGCCAACGCGGCCTCGAAGGAAGCCAGTTCGCAAGAGCGGCTGCTGATCCTTGACTCGCGCTTGTCGAGCGCCACGCAGGTCTGCCTGGACATTCGCTCGCGCTATCTGTTCGAGACCGCGGTCATCGAACGCCGCGCCGGCAGCCAGCTTGCGGCCGAGGAGCTATGCGAATTGATGCGCGCGGCTCAATCCGAGACCTACGGCGATGCGGTCGCCCCCGAGACGTATCACCCGTACATGTGGCTCTGGAAGCCGCACTACTACAGCCCCGATTTCAACTTCTACAACTTTCCCTACGCATTCGGGCACCTGTTCGGGTTGGGGCTGTACGCACAGTTCTTGGAGCGGGGCGAGAAGTTCGTGGCCGACTATGTGCAGTTATTGCGCGACACGGGACGAGTTCGGGCGGTGGAACTGGCGGCGAGGTTTGGCATCGACATCGCCAGCCGAGATTTCTGGCGCAGCAGCTTGGCCGTGGTGGCCGCCGACGTTGACCGCTTCGAGTCACTGGGCTGA
- a CDS encoding Ldh family oxidoreductase encodes MPAFAASKLTEFATQLLAAGGIPQDEAALVGRSLVEANLRGHDSHGVMRIPYYLDQVNKGEIKPAAPFTVIRETETVLAADGNWGFGQTQAQRLTERLITKARQHGTGLGTLIHTGHVGRLGEYCETAAAAGQMSIIMVNTHGHARRVAPPGGTAPRLGTNPLAIGAPNGDRPILLDFGTSATAEGKVRVKKIAGQTCPDGWLLDSKGQPTNDPNSLYADPPGTILPMGGAQAYKGFGLGLMVEIFAGALSGGVTIREKPINQNGNCVFMLFVDPGHVGGADHFKAEVTQLVDFVTGCPRVPDCKEILLPGDPERRTQTVRERDGIPLDDGNWKQLVALADKLKVTPPAA; translated from the coding sequence ATGCCAGCGTTTGCCGCCTCGAAACTGACCGAGTTCGCAACCCAACTGCTTGCCGCCGGCGGCATTCCCCAGGACGAAGCGGCGCTCGTCGGCCGCAGTCTGGTCGAAGCCAACCTGCGCGGGCACGACTCGCACGGCGTGATGCGGATTCCTTATTACCTCGATCAGGTCAACAAGGGTGAGATCAAGCCGGCCGCGCCGTTCACGGTGATTCGCGAAACGGAAACGGTCCTCGCCGCCGATGGCAACTGGGGCTTTGGACAGACACAGGCCCAGCGCCTGACCGAACGACTAATCACCAAGGCTCGGCAGCACGGTACCGGGCTGGGCACGTTGATCCATACCGGACACGTCGGCCGACTGGGCGAGTATTGCGAGACCGCTGCCGCCGCCGGGCAAATGTCGATCATCATGGTCAACACCCACGGGCACGCGCGCCGCGTCGCGCCGCCGGGGGGAACCGCGCCGCGCCTGGGGACCAATCCGCTGGCCATCGGCGCGCCGAACGGCGACCGGCCGATCCTGCTCGACTTTGGCACCAGCGCCACTGCCGAAGGAAAGGTCCGCGTCAAAAAGATCGCCGGCCAGACATGCCCCGACGGTTGGCTGCTCGACTCGAAGGGACAACCCACGAACGATCCGAACTCGCTCTACGCCGACCCGCCGGGGACGATTCTGCCGATGGGCGGAGCGCAAGCCTACAAGGGTTTCGGCCTGGGCTTGATGGTCGAAATCTTCGCCGGGGCGCTGTCGGGCGGCGTGACGATTCGCGAAAAGCCGATCAACCAGAACGGCAACTGCGTGTTCATGCTGTTCGTCGACCCGGGTCACGTCGGCGGCGCCGATCACTTCAAAGCCGAGGTGACGCAACTGGTCGACTTTGTCACCGGCTGCCCGCGCGTGCCCGATTGCAAAGAGATCCTGCTACCGGGCGATCCCGAGCGTCGAACGCAAACGGTCCGCGAGCGCGACGGCATTCCGCTGGACGACGGCAACTGGAAGCAACTCGTCGCGTTGGCCGACAAGCTAAAAGTCACCCCACCGGCGGCTTAA
- a CDS encoding tRNA (cytidine(34)-2'-O)-methyltransferase gives MEWSALKYDPWFHVVLFQPEIPQNTGNIGRTCVAARCKMWLVKPIGFSLDDYYLRRAGLDYWDDLEWEVVDDWAQLIARLPPRRPYIFTKGGTQLYADVRYERGDIFVFGRESSGLPAELHAEYADRALRVPMYPEVRSLNLANTAAIIVYEAHRQLGLSNLG, from the coding sequence ATGGAGTGGTCCGCCTTGAAGTACGATCCCTGGTTCCACGTGGTCCTCTTTCAGCCGGAGATTCCCCAGAACACCGGCAACATCGGCCGGACCTGCGTGGCCGCGCGCTGCAAGATGTGGCTCGTCAAGCCGATCGGCTTCAGCTTGGACGATTACTACCTGCGCCGCGCGGGACTCGACTATTGGGACGACCTGGAATGGGAAGTGGTCGACGATTGGGCGCAACTGATCGCGCGCCTGCCGCCGCGCCGGCCATATATCTTTACCAAAGGGGGTACACAGCTATACGCCGACGTGCGTTACGAGCGGGGCGACATCTTCGTCTTTGGCCGCGAGTCGAGCGGCCTGCCCGCCGAGTTGCACGCCGAGTACGCCGACCGGGCGTTGCGAGTCCCCATGTATCCCGAGGTACGCAGCCTGAACCTGGCGAACACCGCCGCGATCATCGTCTACGAAGCCCACCGGCAACTTGGATTATCCAACCTCGGCTGA
- a CDS encoding glycoside hydrolase family 88 protein produces MNDPRHDRYTKALESAAEQVDRLITKHPDYFPLYTTGGKWQHQGELWTDWSAGFLVGMMWIFYRRTADNRWRQRAEHYCKLLEHRQHDRDVHDLGFIFLNSYLPWYRATGDKALEQVVIQAGRTLAMRFMEQGQYLRSFVAPESLFIDIMMNVPLIVYAANVTGDKNLERIALAHCRTTRDRLVRPDGSTAHEGIFDLETGTFLRETTHQGLAADSAWARGLGWSMYGFSQVFRLSKLDEFLAVAECNAGYWLSNLPKDHVPYWDFNADLKQPAPWGAQKDSSAGAIVASALLDLELQTKEEGRAVVYRDTAQAMLDALCTPEYLGSGQPGWEGVLRHGVYHTKKNLGVDESVMWGDFFFVEALDKALGH; encoded by the coding sequence ATGAACGATCCACGCCATGACCGCTATACCAAGGCGCTCGAGTCCGCCGCCGAGCAGGTCGACCGCCTGATCACGAAGCACCCCGATTACTTCCCGCTCTACACCACCGGCGGCAAGTGGCAGCACCAGGGGGAGCTGTGGACCGATTGGTCGGCGGGGTTCCTGGTCGGCATGATGTGGATTTTCTACCGCCGCACGGCCGACAACCGTTGGCGTCAGCGGGCCGAGCATTACTGCAAGCTGCTCGAACACCGGCAGCACGACCGGGACGTACACGATTTGGGCTTCATCTTCCTGAACAGTTACCTGCCCTGGTACCGCGCCACCGGCGACAAGGCCCTGGAACAAGTCGTGATCCAGGCCGGCCGCACTCTGGCCATGCGATTCATGGAGCAGGGGCAATACCTGCGGTCGTTCGTCGCGCCCGAGTCGTTGTTCATCGACATCATGATGAACGTGCCGCTGATCGTCTACGCGGCCAACGTCACTGGCGACAAGAACCTGGAACGGATCGCGCTGGCCCATTGCCGGACAACGCGCGACCGCTTGGTCCGTCCCGACGGCTCGACAGCGCACGAAGGGATTTTTGATCTCGAAACCGGCACGTTCCTGCGCGAGACGACGCACCAGGGGCTGGCCGCCGACAGCGCTTGGGCCCGCGGGCTGGGCTGGTCGATGTACGGCTTCAGCCAGGTGTTCAGGTTGTCCAAGCTCGACGAATTCCTGGCGGTGGCCGAGTGCAACGCCGGCTACTGGCTGTCGAACTTGCCTAAGGATCATGTGCCGTACTGGGATTTCAACGCCGACCTGAAACAGCCAGCGCCGTGGGGCGCGCAAAAGGACAGCTCGGCCGGCGCGATCGTGGCCAGCGCACTGTTGGACCTGGAGCTACAGACCAAGGAGGAAGGGCGGGCGGTCGTGTATCGCGACACGGCCCAGGCCATGCTCGACGCGCTATGCACGCCCGAGTATCTGGGCAGCGGGCAGCCGGGCTGGGAAGGCGTCTTGCGCCACGGGGTCTATCACACCAAGAAGAATCTGGGGGTCGACGAGTCAGTGATGTGGGGGGACTTCTTCTTCGTCGAAGCGCTCGACAAAGCGCTCGGGCACTAA
- the ispG gene encoding (E)-4-hydroxy-3-methylbut-2-enyl-diphosphate synthase produces the protein MELTRNPTRAVRIGSATIGAGHPVAVQSMTATHTQDLDATVGQVNDLAQAGADLIRIAVDSTRDAEALAEIRQRTQANLSVDLQENYRLALQVAPHVDEVRYNPGHLYHHERSKPWQDKVKFLADVAAEHDCAMRVGVNCGSVDPAQAEQFGEDDSIGPMLASAFEHCELLDRLGYTRYNVSLKDSDPRKVIEVNRRFAETRPDVPLHLGVTEAGMPPDGVIKTRVAFEQLISRGIGDTIRVSLTVPNSRKSEEIVAGRQILADIAAGRVRSVVDFGLDTLNIISCPSCSRVENEAFIELAQQVKEYTTYAKEHALTIAVMGCRVNGPGETDDADLGLWCGPTHVNLKRGKQELGAFKYDEILPKLKAELDALIAAREE, from the coding sequence GTGGAATTGACTCGCAACCCGACCCGGGCGGTTCGTATTGGTTCGGCCACGATTGGCGCCGGTCACCCGGTGGCCGTCCAGAGCATGACCGCGACCCATACGCAAGATCTCGACGCCACGGTCGGGCAGGTGAACGATCTGGCCCAGGCCGGCGCCGACCTGATTCGCATTGCCGTCGACAGCACGCGCGATGCGGAGGCCTTGGCCGAAATCCGCCAGCGCACCCAGGCAAACCTGTCGGTCGACTTGCAGGAGAACTATCGGCTGGCCTTGCAGGTGGCTCCGCACGTGGATGAGGTGCGTTACAACCCTGGCCACTTGTACCATCACGAGCGGAGCAAGCCCTGGCAGGACAAGGTCAAGTTCCTGGCCGACGTGGCGGCCGAGCATGACTGTGCCATGCGGGTCGGCGTCAACTGTGGCTCGGTCGACCCGGCCCAAGCCGAGCAATTCGGCGAGGACGACTCGATCGGTCCCATGCTGGCCAGCGCCTTTGAACATTGCGAGCTGCTCGATCGATTGGGCTACACTCGCTATAACGTCTCGCTCAAGGATTCGGACCCGCGCAAGGTGATCGAAGTCAATCGCCGCTTCGCCGAGACGCGACCGGACGTGCCGCTGCACTTGGGCGTGACCGAGGCGGGCATGCCCCCCGACGGCGTGATCAAAACGCGCGTGGCATTCGAGCAGCTCATCAGCCGCGGCATCGGCGACACGATTCGCGTGTCGCTCACGGTGCCCAACTCGCGCAAGTCGGAAGAGATCGTGGCCGGCCGGCAGATTCTGGCCGACATCGCCGCGGGGCGCGTGCGCAGCGTGGTCGACTTTGGCCTCGACACGCTGAACATCATCAGTTGCCCCAGCTGTTCGCGTGTGGAGAACGAAGCGTTCATCGAGCTGGCTCAGCAAGTCAAAGAGTACACCACCTATGCCAAGGAGCACGCACTGACGATCGCCGTGATGGGCTGCCGTGTGAACGGCCCGGGCGAGACCGACGACGCCGACTTGGGGCTGTGGTGCGGGCCGACGCACGTGAACCTGAAGCGTGGCAAGCAGGAGTTGGGCGCGTTCAAGTACGACGAGATTCTGCCGAAGCTCAAGGCGGAACTCGACGCGTTGATTGCGGCGCGCGAGGAATAG
- a CDS encoding DUF1570 domain-containing protein — protein MPFASSSKTIETYSPWRGPRVWAALLLVNFCSGCLLPNDSAIHLPERNAVVFDQLVIYSDVAIPKQHRLLNDLRVLRGEVFSIIDQPTSDEPIHVYLFDGEDRFYDFLEKHYPDLPRRRAFFLESDHRLAVYAQWSDRVAEDLRHEVTHGYLHSAVHDLPLWLDEGLAEYFEVPRGDAGLNRPHVQMLLSRLQGGWRPDLRRLEHLETAGAMAQEDYAEAWAWTYWLLESSPESRRWLQEYIATFKRDEPTEPFSAALARRMQNSDQQLMAFMARWNNLPPGH, from the coding sequence GTGCCTTTCGCTTCGTCTTCCAAAACGATCGAAACCTATTCCCCCTGGCGTGGGCCGAGGGTGTGGGCCGCGCTGTTGTTGGTGAACTTTTGCTCGGGCTGCCTGCTGCCGAATGACTCGGCGATTCACTTGCCCGAGCGGAATGCCGTCGTCTTTGATCAGTTGGTTATCTACAGCGATGTGGCGATTCCGAAGCAGCATCGATTGTTGAACGATCTGCGCGTGCTGCGCGGTGAGGTGTTCTCGATCATCGATCAGCCGACGTCGGACGAACCGATTCACGTGTACTTGTTCGACGGGGAAGATCGCTTCTACGACTTCCTCGAAAAGCACTATCCCGACCTGCCGCGGCGTCGCGCGTTCTTTTTGGAGTCGGATCACCGGCTGGCCGTTTACGCCCAATGGAGCGACCGCGTTGCCGAAGATTTGCGGCACGAGGTCACGCACGGCTATCTCCATTCGGCGGTGCATGATCTGCCGCTGTGGCTTGACGAGGGGCTGGCCGAGTACTTTGAAGTGCCGCGCGGCGACGCCGGCCTGAACCGGCCGCACGTCCAGATGTTGCTCAGTCGGCTGCAAGGGGGCTGGCGGCCCGACTTGCGCCGCTTGGAGCATTTGGAAACCGCCGGCGCGATGGCCCAGGAAGATTACGCCGAGGCGTGGGCCTGGACCTATTGGCTGCTGGAAAGCAGCCCCGAGTCGCGGCGCTGGCTGCAGGAATACATCGCCACGTTCAAACGCGACGAGCCGACCGAACCTTTCTCGGCGGCACTGGCCCGGCGGATGCAAAACTCGGACCAGCAGTTAATGGCCTTCATGGCCCGCTGGAACAACCTGCCACCGGGGCATTGA
- a CDS encoding GNAT family N-acetyltransferase: MIAYRPFLNSDPPYLSEIWRTQSPERGLMQPMSVDLWDSLVFAKPYFDRNGLIVAVDGERPVGFAHASFGPSDDGYDVSTDLGVTSLVMVRANYQRRGIGCELIARSEEYLRSRGAKMLYAGGIKPLNGFYLGLYGGSELPGVLESTPRAQQLFRSVGYEEIDRVIVFQRELATFRPTVDRKQLTLRRRFCVRYQSDPPARDWWEANTFGPFDRLRFELTSNETKAAVGSATFWNMQSLSASWGVHAVGMIDVEIADCERRQGLATFLIGESLKHLGELGFSLVEVQTMQHNAPARALYNKLGFRQVDTGSVLRKG; this comes from the coding sequence TTGATTGCTTATCGCCCGTTCCTCAACAGCGATCCGCCCTACTTGAGCGAAATCTGGCGCACGCAAAGTCCCGAGCGGGGACTGATGCAGCCGATGTCGGTCGATCTGTGGGACAGTCTGGTCTTTGCCAAGCCCTACTTCGATCGCAACGGGCTGATCGTCGCCGTCGACGGCGAACGACCGGTCGGCTTTGCCCACGCCAGCTTTGGCCCCTCGGACGATGGCTACGACGTTTCGACCGACCTCGGCGTGACGTCGCTGGTGATGGTGCGCGCCAATTACCAGCGCCGCGGCATCGGTTGCGAACTGATCGCTCGATCCGAGGAGTACCTGCGCTCGCGCGGCGCCAAGATGCTGTACGCCGGCGGCATTAAACCATTGAACGGGTTTTACTTGGGCCTGTACGGCGGCAGCGAATTGCCCGGCGTGCTCGAATCGACACCCCGCGCGCAGCAGTTGTTTCGTTCGGTCGGCTATGAAGAGATCGATCGGGTGATCGTCTTTCAGCGCGAGCTGGCCACGTTTCGCCCCACGGTCGATCGCAAGCAACTGACGCTGCGGCGGCGATTCTGTGTCCGCTACCAAAGCGACCCGCCGGCCCGCGATTGGTGGGAGGCGAACACGTTCGGCCCGTTCGATCGGTTGCGGTTCGAGCTGACGTCCAACGAAACCAAGGCCGCAGTCGGTTCAGCCACGTTCTGGAACATGCAATCCTTGTCGGCGAGTTGGGGCGTGCATGCCGTGGGGATGATCGACGTCGAGATCGCCGACTGCGAACGCCGGCAGGGCTTGGCCACGTTCCTGATCGGTGAGTCGCTGAAGCACCTCGGCGAGTTGGGCTTCTCGCTGGTCGAAGTCCAGACCATGCAGCACAACGCGCCCGCCCGGGCGCTGTACAACAAGCTCGGCTTCCGCCAGGTCGACACGGGCAGCGTGCTGCGCAAGGGATAG
- a CDS encoding Rieske 2Fe-2S domain-containing protein: MPRWVEIAKTTECPPGAALERVADDTIVALFNVDGQFHALDGVCPHQGGPLGKGNLAGHVVTCPWHGWQFDVCTGRHQLNARLHQPSFEVRVEDDRVLVNLERPT; encoded by the coding sequence ATGCCACGCTGGGTCGAAATCGCCAAGACCACCGAGTGTCCGCCGGGCGCTGCCCTGGAACGGGTGGCCGACGACACGATTGTGGCCCTGTTCAACGTCGACGGCCAGTTCCACGCGCTCGACGGCGTCTGCCCGCACCAGGGGGGGCCGCTGGGCAAAGGCAATCTGGCCGGCCACGTGGTCACTTGCCCTTGGCATGGCTGGCAGTTCGACGTTTGCACTGGCCGGCACCAGCTGAACGCGCGGCTGCATCAACCGTCGTTCGAGGTACGCGTGGAAGACGATCGGGTGCTGGTGAACCTCGAACGCCCGACCTGA